AATTAAGATTGCACCCGTGCGACATCGCGCCGGCCATGATCGCGATAAAAGCAAGGACCATCCATTTCTTGAAATTGAAAGGCTTGAAGAGGACCTGTTTTGTCCATTCCGCGGATCCGCCGATTATCGCGCCGAAGTCGACCATTTTTCCCCCTTACCTGGAATAGTGTTTTAAATACCTTTGGAACTCTCTGCCGCTCAGGTACCCGTCATGGTTCGCGTCGAATTTTTTCTGGTTGGTCGTCGTAACTTTGACCGTGACATAGTTACTAAGCTTGTCTTCCCTTATCATCCGGCTCTCTTCTGCCGCGCTTTGCCTTCTCAGCGGACTGGCAGTTTGAGTCGTATCTGTATTGAGGCGCTTGTTCACCTCTGTCTGGGAATACGCCGCCGGGAAAAATAGTAACGCGATAATTATTGCGGTGATCATCCTCATTTCATCGCCTGTTTCTTCGCCTTCCGGACTTTATATCGTTTATAGAATACCAACCCGGTGTGGACGCATGCCAGGACAAATGTCGCGGCGCCCAAGTGCGCGTGTATCTCATAATTTATCCCGGTGACCCCGAGCACCGCGGTCACGGCAAGACAGATAAATGCCGCAATACCGGTATATATTATCCAGTCGTATAACTTAAACATTCGCAACCTCCTTCTTTCCAGTTGGTTATATTCTATGGTATAATAGCATTATGGTCAACATTATAATTTGGGTATTGGTCGCGGGGCTCTATTCGCCGGTCATCTCCCAGCTTTACAGGGCGCGATGGGAAAGCATCGACTACACCCATGCCTATTTCATCCTCCCCGTCTTCTTCGCCTTCCTCTTCTTCAAACGAAAAGAACTGAAAAATTCGGTGACAGCTTCTCTAATTCCCGCTTATGGGCGTAATGAATTAGGTAGCTGTCACCGAATTAAGTATGCTGTCACCGGAATTATCATTTTGGTCGCCGGCCTGCTGATGTTCATATTCGGATGGAAGTGGGATTACCTGATGATAACCTCGGGCTCGATGATACCGGTGCTTTTCGGGCTGGTTTTGTACCTCTACGGCCCGTCTACGGCGAAAATAACGGCATTCCCGATATTATACCTGTTATTGCTCGTCCCGCCGCCGCTCGGCATCCTTGACTCGATAACGATGCCCATGCGCTACGGAATCTCCATCGCGACGGAGCACATCTTAAAGGCCTTCAGCATCCCGATAATCCGCGACGGGCTGATGCTCACCGTCGGCGGCCACGAGGTCTACATGGGCGCGCCGTGCAGCGGTTTCCGCTCGCTCATAACGATGTTCTCTCTCGCCCTCGCCTACGTCTATTTCATAAACGCGCGCCTGCGGAACAAAGTGATCCTCGTCATCTCGGTCGTCCCGCTCGCCCTGCTCGGTAACCTCATCCGCGTGACAGGGATGTGCCTCGTCACCTATAAATTCGGCGAGGAGACCGGGCACAAATTCCACGACACTAGCGGCCTCGTGATATTCGTCGTGCTCATTCTCGGCCTGCTGGGGATAGAGTCGCTTCTCGAAAAGAGAGCCAAGAAATGAATAACAAAAAATCAATTATAGCTATTATCCTTATATGCCTTACGATGCTCGTAAGCTTCGCCCTGCCCAGGCCGAAATACACAAGCCCGGACGTCCTCTCAAAGCTCGAGATACCGGCAAGTTTCGGCGCCTGGCACTCTCGTGACGCATCCTCGCAGATCCAGACAGGCGGCGATGTCTATAATTTCGTGAGCCGCGTCTTCGCCCGCGAATACGCTCGGCCCGCATACATTTCCCTGCTCGATAAGGGCTACGAGGGACTGCTCTTCCTCATCCTGGACGCCGGAAATTTCCACAATCCGAAAGTCTGCTACGGCAGCTCCGGCTACAAGACAACGGACCTCCCGGATATCGAATTCGACGCCAACGGCCATAGATTCAAGGCGTCGGCCGTCTTCTTCGACAGGCCAGGCAAAAGCGTCGTGATCACTTATTGGATAGTCATAGATAAGAAACAGGCGGGCTGGGGCCAGCAGAAGATCATCGAGCTCTGGTCGTCTTTATTAGGAAAGAAAAAGGTAGGATTTATGTGCCGGATCGACATCCCGGCCACGGCAGATACGACAGACAAAGCCGTCAATCTCGCGAAAAGCTTCATCTCCGCTATCGCCCCGCTCCTCCCTCAAGACCAGGCGGAATATCTCTTCGGCAAATAAAAGGGGACGTTTCAAAAAGGGCTACATGAAACGTCCCCGAATTTACTCGCTTATTTCCTGCGCAATCTCCTTACAGCCAGCGTCGCGCCACCGAGAAGGAATAACACCGAACTTACCGGCTCGGGAACGGCGGATACGTGCATATCATCAAACATCGCGCTTCCACTGCCTGTGCCGTCTGCCTTGACTTCCCAGACAAAAGTTCCCTTAACTATTCCGGAACCGTAACTCGAGGGCGTGAGAACGGTCGAGCTGTGCATCCAGTCATCACTGATCAGATCATCCGCCTGAAGATGTTCAGATGACGCTGTGCCGACTATCGTATCCGAAGAATTTTTGAATTCTATCCTCAGCCACGCGTATACGTCTCCGGTCAAGGGATCGCCGCTCGGCTGGAATATCCAACCACCTACATTCAACGGCTGGTTAGGATCGGTGATCGCAAAATCCTGCCACGCGCCGCCGCTTGTGCCTGCTTCTCCCCATGACCATGCATGAATCGAATAACTGCTTCCGTCATGGCCCCAATTGTTAATATTATAAGCATAGTCGTGGCCGTAATTCGTCCAACTCGTCCATCCCGAAATACTGCCTGTCTCAAACCCCGGATTGCTCAATGCATTTGTATCGGCATACGCCGGCGCTGCGGCAAGTGCCAAAAATAGCACCGCCATCACCATTTTTTTCATGCTCTCACCCCACTGTTGTTTTTTCCTCAACCCGAAATCTATTTCCTGCGCAATCTCCTTACAGCGAGAGTCGCGCCGCCCAATATAAATAGAACTGTCGAAACCGGCTCGGGAACCGCGGTCGCGGTCGCGGAAACGTTATCGAACAGTGTGTAATCATAATGGTATCCCTCGTCCATCGCCCCGATGCCGACAAAATACGAACCTGCGCCCGACATCGTCGAGCTGTCATGCGACCACACAGGCGACGAATCCTGGTAAAAAGCCCATTGCGAGTTGTCGAACGTCAAATTGTAATTTTTCCAGTTGAACGACGGCTGGTTTGACCAATCGATCTCGCTGACAAACGTCCCGCTGTCTTCGAAACGGAGCTTACTGGAAGCCGCTTCGTAAGAAACTTTAAAATATTTTGAAGGGTCGACGCTGCTGAAGATCGCCAACTCACTTGACTGCGTCGGGGTCGGATACAGCGTATAGCTTCCGGCGAACACGCTTCCCGAGAAATTCACCTGGCCCTGCGCCGCGAAAGCCGACGAATAAAGATAGGCGTAACCGCTGTTGACAAGGTTATAATTAACATAACCGTCCGGTGAGATCCCGGCATAGTTACCTTCTCCCGAAGTAACGACAGTCCAATTCGTCCCTATCGTATTAGCGCTGAAATCGTCGCTGAATACGGTGACGTCCGCGAACGCTGAGGGATAAATAAACATCCCGATAATAACCGCGAAAATAAGTTTTTTCATAAAGGGAAACACTTATTTAGTTTTTCTGCGCAGGCGTCTTACCGCCAGCGTCGCGCCGCCGAGCAAAAACAACACGGTTGAAACCGGCTCGGGAACGGCAGTTACATCCAGTTTCGCCACCGAAAAATCACTCCAGATTGAAGGAATTCCCTCAGGAACATAGAATACGATCTTGTCGATAAGATAAGGGGTATCATAAACGTAATCGACTATGCCGTTACCTCCATCACCTATATACTCCTGCGCCAGCAATGTCTGGGTAAAAAAGTTTTCTCCCTCATAGAAAAATTTCACCGCGCCCTTCTCCCGCTCGATGGGCCAGCAAAAGATCTTGTCATCATAGAAGAGCGACCTAACCTGAAAGGAATTGAGTTCGGTCGGCGCGTTAAACTTTATAACAAGTCTCTCCGATCCGCCGCACAGGGGGTTGTCGATCTCATCGTCTTCGCCGCCTAATATGCCAAGGCCCCGCGTCCCGCGATGCGTCAATATTCCCGGATTGCTCGGAATGTCACTATCCCAAGCCTTGACTACACCATAACCGCCCAATAAGCTCCAGCTGTTTTCTCCGAGGGAAAGGGAAGCGTCGCTATTCGACCATCCGCTTGTGTCCCCGTCAACACCCTGCAGCGTTTCCCCTACGCTTGGGTCCCAGATAAAGCTTACCTGGTCGGCGCTAGCCAGGCCGGCCACCGTCAAAAACAGGCATATCATTACAACAAAGTAGATTTTCTTCATGCTTTTCCTTTTTTTCCCATCCTGCGTAGTAATAGCATAGAACCACCCGCCACAAACAATATCGAAGCCACCGGTTCGGGTATCGCAACGGGGTCGCCGCCGCCCAAATCATGCCAATTTTGATCGCTGCCTATGAATTCCGGCCAGGTCCACCAATCAGCTTCCGTATAAGTCAGGATCTGCCTCTGGACGACCTGCCCGTTTAAGGATGTCTGATAAAGAAATTGGGTCGCGCGCGCCGGCTCGGCATTATCAAAATTCAGATAAAACCTCAGCCAGTCTGAATCCGGGCCTATGGCATACGCTTCGGTACTTGAAACAGTGAAGTTTTGCCAGTTGGAATCGGTAAAATTGGTGAAGGTAGGGGTCGCAAATGTATCATCCGCCTGCCAGAAGATCTGCATCTGATCGAATGCCCCAACATTATGCCCCTGATATTGTTCCGTGCTCGACTGCTGGAATAACTGGTTCCATGTGCTGGCTGAAGCCGTACCGGCAGCAAGCATCGTTAAAGCCGCGACAAATATTACCACAAAAATCTTCTTCATTTTGCAACCCTACCTCATTCAAATAAGTTAATATTATCCCTTATTAAGAGTATGAAATAACACGGAATTTCGTCAGGAAGGTGTCATTCAAAGCAACGTGGTTATTCTAACAGATACTAAGATTTTGTCAACTGAAATAATTGCGATTTTTATAGCATTATCTTGCGGCCTATAGTCGGGAGAAATCTACCGGTAACAGTTTCACTGGAATTCGGTGGCAGCTTCTCTAATTCCCGCTATTAGTCGTAGTGAATTAGGTAGCTGCCTCCGAATTCAATGTGGTATAATTATGACATGCGTTACTTAATTTTAGCTTTGGTTTTAGCGGGGGTCGTTGGCGTAGCCCACGCCGAAGAAGGCTGGTTCCCTTTCTCTTATGGTAAGGATCTTGATTCCAATTCTCTTCTAAATATGGGCAAGCTCGTTCTCGACCCACCTGCAGGCAAACACGGTTTTGCAAAGGCTGCGGGAAATCATTTTGTCTTTGAAGATGGAACTCCAACGCGCTTTTTCGGTACAAATTTATATTTTGAAGCATGCTTTCCCACACATAAACAAGCAGAAATAATAGCTGAACGCTTGGCTTTCTTCGGTTTTAATGCTGTCCGTCTACATCATATGGATTTCTATTTTGAACCTAAAGGCATTTTTGAAGATATTTGTCCAGCTTTTAAAAACCCTCAAATGAAAAAAACTGGTATCTTAAGTAAGAAGCAGCTTGAAAGACTTGATTATTTAATTTATCAATTGAAAATACGAGGCATCTATGTTGATTTGAATTTGCTTGTCGGAAGACATTTTACTGAAGCTGATGGTGTAAAGGACGCGGATAAACTTGTTTTGGCAGCAAAACCTGCTTCCGTGTTTGACGAGAAGCTTATTGCGCTTCAAAAACAGTACACCAAAGATTTATTAACTCACTATAACCCTTATACAAAACTTCGCTATTATGAAGAACCGGCAATTGCACTTATCGAGATAACCAATGAAAATTCTCTATTAGATTCTTGGTATGACGACAAACTTAATGGCGATATGCCGGGCTTCAAAACAAATCCAATTCCTGTATATTATTCCAAGGAGCTCAACAAATTATGGAATATTTGGCTTCAAGATAAATATAAAACTGTCGAAGCAGTAAAGACCAGTTGGCTGTCTATCTCTTGTTTCAACGATGTATCAAAATTTGATTTTCAAATACCTGTACATAAACTCAGAGCGTTGGTCTCCAAAAAATGTCTTGATGATTTTCGCTCTTTTCTTATTTCGCTTGAAAAACGTTACTTTTCAATCATGCTAAATTTACTAAAGAGCGAAATAAAGATAAAGGTACCAATAACAGGAATAGGCGGGTGTTCAAACGTTGAGGAATTAGAAGCACAAGAACAATGCGATTTTCTCGATAAGCATGCCTATTGGGATCATCCGCGTTTTCCACATAAAACATGGGACCAGAATGATTTCACCATTAAAAATAACTCAATACTCCAAAACGCCTCGTTCGGGATGATGGAAAATATAGATAAATTCAACTTGCGTAAAAAGCCTTTCACCGTTACAGAGTGGAATCACTGTTATCCCAACAAATATGCGTACGAAACACCACCCCTTATGGGTGCATATGCAGTAAAGAATGATTGGTCAGGAATTTTTCAATACGCACTTACCCGAGGTTGGCAATTCGATCCTGTCTACGACGTGATTTCCAGCTATTTTGATACTTTTGCAAACGCACAACAACTCAGCCTTAGCGCGATAGGAAGTTTTATTGTGCAACGTTGTCCGGATATTAACGTTGTAGTAAATAATGATTCTGCTACTTTTGAATCGGATTTTCTTTGCGGGGTTACCGGCTTTATCGGTGGTAAAGAATTCCACATTAGAAATCTCACCGTTAATTCAGATAAAAACGGGTCAATATTTATTTATTCTCCTGATCTAAAAGAGATTGGTTCTGCAAAAACACTAATTTGCTTGGTTGTTGGCGAGATTAAAAACGAGGATAGTCAGTGGGACTCACAAAAAATGTTTAATTGGGGAATTAAAAAGACTGTACTGAGCGCGATTAATGCGAAAATTGGGATTGGATCATTCCGTCCCGGAATAGTGTATGCACTTGACAATCAAGGAAAAAGATCGCGCATAATTCCATCGAGCTATATCTCTGATAAGCTGGTTTTTACGACTAACAAAGCAGATACCCTCTGGTATGAAATCTCGTTAAAATAAGCAGTTGTTCTAATTACCGCTACTCTTCACTTTTGAATTAAATTCATAAAACTTCTTACCTAAGAGACATTTGACAATGCGGTGTGCGGCATAACCATCACCGTAGGGATTTGCGCCTGTCGCCATCAATTCATAGTGCCGTTTGTTATTAAGTAGCTTTTGCGTTTCCTCTACTATCTTAGCCTTATTGGTACCCACTAATCTTGCAACACCAGCCTTAATCGCCTCAGGTCGCTCAGTCACCTCTCTCATTACAAGAACTGGTATATTTAGCGAAGGAGCCTCTTCCTGTATGCCGCCAGAGTCAGTCAGGATAATATGGGATCTTTTCATGAGTTGAACAAATACATCATAACTAAGCGGAGGAACTAAGTGTATTCGTTTGTTTTCACTTAAAGCGTTAAAAACGGGCTTATTAACATTTGGATTCAAATGAACTGGATAAATAAATTCAACGTTAGGATTCAGTTTCGATAATTTTCGTATTGCATTGCAGATATTCTTAAGTGGGCTGCCAAAGCTTTCCCTGCGATGAGCAGTTATTAAGATTATTTTTCTGTCAAAATCCACGGATGCCAGTTGTTTAGCAAATTTCGGATTGTCCGAGGATGAACTACTTGTCTTTTTCCGCGCCATGAATAAAAGCGCATCAATTCCGGTATTTCCCGTAATATAGATTGAATTTTTATCAATATTCTCAAGGAGTAAATTCTTTTTCGCCTGCAAAGTAGGAGCGAAATTATAATCGGCAATCACAGAAATCAAACGCCGGTTTGCTTCTTCGGGAAAAGGGCTATATTTATCATAGGTACGCAAACCGGCCTCAATATGCGCCACAGGGATTTTTTTGTAATACGCTGAAAGAGCACCGATAAAAGCTGATGTCGTATCTCCCTGCACCACAATAAGATCCGGATTAATTTTTGTTAATATTTTCTCAAATCCTTTTAGCGCCTTTCGGGATATTGAAAATAGTGTCTGGTTATTGCTCATGATATTCAAATTATAATCCAGATTGATATCGAATGCCTGCAGAACCTGCTTAAGCATTTCGATATGCTGAGAAACAGAAACGTTGACTAAGTTAACCCCCCGGTATTTTTTAAATTCCCGTATTACGGGCGCCATCTTGATGGCCTCCGGCCGTGTTCCAAAAACAATAATAATATTATATTTTGTTTTAATCATTGCTTTTTCACTCCTCGTAACATTTCTTTAAAGATAAGCCTGAAAAAATAAATATCCTCAACCAGATATCGCTTCCATAGTCGCTTTGGTTCGTTTATGAGTCGCCAAAACCACTCGAGCCCTAATTTCTGCATAAAAACAGGCGCCCGCTTAATTCGCTCGGATAAAACCTCAAAAAGACCACCGATGCAAATGATGTACTTTGCGTTGATCTTGCTGCGATGGCTCGATATCCATTGTTCCTGCCGGGGAGAACCCATACCGATAAACAGGAAGCTTGCATCCGAACTGTTAATTTTATCGATGACCATCTGAGAATCGGTAAAACTGAAAAAACCGTTATGCATACCGGAAACAGAGAGCCTCGGATACTTATTGCTCAGTTTCTCCGACACAAGTTTTAAATTTTCGTCGGTTGAACCAAGCAGGAAGACCTTTTCGGAAGTCTCTGCGGAAAGAGTCAACAATATATGCGTTGCATCAAAACCAGTAACCCTGGACTTTAATGTCTTCCTTAAAATTAAACTGCCTAGCAGGACTATCGAACTATCGCAAAGCGACAGATCGGCCTTGTTCAGGATATTTTTGAATTCTTCATTTTGGGCTGCCCGTATCACAAAATCCACATTAGGCGTAACAATGAAAACCTGTCCTTCCCCGCTTCCCGCGACATCTCGAAGGAAAGCCTCGAGCTCAGGCAAGCTTATATTATCAAAATTTACGCCACAAATTTTCAGTCTGGGGACTGTACGCATATAGTATCCATCCTAAATGATACGAATATTCCCAATTCATCCGGCAAAGATATTTTGGCTGGTCAAAATAGCCGGACAAACAATCGATTTTCATAAACTTAAAGACCAGCGTCCTAACATTAATCAGTTTGGCAAGAAAACGTTTGCGCTGAATCCCTCTGCGAACGTAATTCTTTTCTTCATTAGCCAGTTTTACATTCAACTCGTTTTCTGAGAAAAGCCATTGTAAACCCAAGGAAATCGATGACGAATAATCCTTCTGCGACACTTTGTTTAATTCCATAAGCGCAAACGGAGCCATCGAATCCTGATGAACGGAATACACAGGATATTTCTGTATTACGGTGCCGCGAGGAACATTATAATGCCACCACCATTGCCCCTGCTTACCCTGCAACGAACAGATTTTGTCGGCGCATTGTTCGGAGATCTGTAGACTCTCGCCGTCACGTTTCAACCCATAATAAAGCGCAAAAGCATAGATCGAATAAATCTGATCAGCGAAATTTGCAATGTCATACCGTATGTCGAAGCTAGAAAAGAAGCTGTTACGCGGCCTATGATAAAATAGGCATGTATCGCAATTGAAGCGTTTTTTTAAATGTTGCGATACGGCATCCATAGTCTTACCGGTCTTTTCGGACCTTTTTTGATGCGCATAGAACACAAGAGAAGTCAATAACCATGCAACTTCCATCGTCTCGGCGTTGATAATTACATTCGAGGGTAAAGCACAAATTTTCCCGAATATGATGTCGGAACGCGGGTCATTCTCTTTTGCCAAAAGCCATAAAAGTAAAGCCGATTCACGTAATCCGCTTTTCATGGCAACCTGCTCATAAACTCTGTTTTTTGATTCGGAAAAATCAATATGCACAGATTCCTTATAGTTTGATATACCGAGAAGTGAAATTAGACTGTGTGTCAATAAAAGGTTTGCTTTTTCAGGAGAACGTCCCAGGTCAGTCACAATAAAGCTAAATAGAGAGGTCTGGGGATCGTAATAAGCCTCGAGCCCATTAGCTGCGATACTCAATAAACAAGCTATGTAATCATTCATACGCCGATTCCCTGTTTCATAACTTAAACATTTCCAAATACACTTTTATTCTCTCAAATACATCTTTATTAAATAAAATGCATGGGACAAGAACTAGTACTCTGAATAATATGGAAATCTTAAGTACTACCAATGCTAACATATAATAATGCCTGGGATAATTCTTTTTGAAAAAATACTTTAGACTATTAGTATAATAAATCAAATATTTGTAATTTGTTTTTTCTGTGCTTTTCCCTTCGTAATGCATAACCGAGTAATGGGGATATACGTAATTTTTATATCCTGCCTGTTTTGCTCTGAAGCAAAAATCCGTTTCCTCAAAATAAACAAAATAATTTTCATCGAAATTTCCTATTTTATTAATAATGGCCTTTTGAAAAAGGAAGAACGCTCCTACTATGCTATCAACCTCCTCTGTTGAATTTATGTGCCTTTTATGCCCACTCTGTTTAGGGACAAGATAATATAATGGACGAATTAAATTGTTAACCAACGATATTTTTAGCACTGCGGCAATCCCTGTGTAAAAAGTAAATATTCTTAAAATTGTTGGAAAATTTTGAAATGAAATAGCTCTCTGCCCGTTTTCATATACTAATTGACACCCGACTATCCCGCAATCATTTCGTTCCTCCATAAACATCAGTATTTCTTTGAAATCATTTTTCAAAACAGTATCGGGGTTAAGCAGCAACATAAACCTTCCATTACTTACATTTATGCCTTGGTTACATGCTTTAGCAAACCCAACGTTTGAATTATTTCTTAGCAAAATAACATCTTTATGCTTTGTACTTAGCATATCAACGGTATCATCTGCTGAAGCATTATCAATTACAATAATTTCCCTAGAGCTACAATTTATAGATCTTTTAATGCTGCTTAAACATTGATCGAGAATGCTTGAAACATTCCAGCTGACAATTATTATGGAAACATCTATTTTGTTTTCCATCTTAATCTTTCTAGGATATACCTCTTGTGTTTATTTCTCAGAAAACATGTCATCTCCTCATCGAAATATTTCTGCTCTTTCTTTATCCAAGAATATAAATAGCCAAATATTATGCCTGCTGACCCTAGCAAATAAGGCCTCTCGAATACTTTATTTAAAGCTTTTAAACAAGTATATAGAAAAGTATATCCAAATCTATATTGCATCCTACCTAAAAAAAATTTCCCCTTAGTTATTCCTCTCCTCTGTGTTCCTGTTTGCCTATAATGAATAATAATAAGTTCTTTAAAACACCTAGTATCCCATTCTTTCATTTGGGCTGACAAAATATCAGCTAAATCCCATCCATATATAGGCCTAAGTCCCCCTATACTTTCAAAGCATTCTCTTTTATATACTTTACAGGGACCTACAGGATGGTCATCCTGAACTTTCTCTTGAATAAGCTTTCTTTTATTAAGTAAAAAAGTACACCCGCTTGCTATTCCCAGCTTACTATTTTTTCTAAATTCATTCAATATTTTCTCAAAATAATCAGCATCGAAAGAAATATCGCAATCCATTTTTACTATGAATTCCCAATCTTGAGAAAATAGGCTTTCAACCCCTCTATTAAATGAATTGACTACTCCAGGTCCAGCTAAATAGTAGCCCCTATCAGGAAGATTGATCAATTTAATCCATCTCACTCTTTTTGAATAATCATCAACAATCGCTGCTGTTTTATCTTTTGAGCCATCATTAACAATAACCCACTCAACCGGCTTTATTGTTTGAGAAATAACAGAACATATCGTCCTTTCAATATATTGCTCTTCGTTTCGAACAGCTGATATTATTACGTAAGAATTTTTCATACCATTAGTCTAATAATCCGGTAATTAGCTCCATCCAACTTTCTTTAAAATGATTAAGATCAAACTGTGCGGCATACTTATAGCCTGCTTCACCTAACGACTCTTTGTCATTTATTGCCATATCAACGCTTTTTTCTAACGTTTTTGGATTAGTGCAAATAATTTGTTTGCCATTTTCTAAAAGTTCACGCATACCGCCTTTGCCAGAACCTACAACTGGTGTCTTTAAAAGCATAGCTTCATGAGCCGTACGACACCAACCCTCGTTAAACAATGAATAAATTACTGCGCATTCCGATACTTTCAATAAAACCAAATATTCACGGTATGGCATATTTAACACCAAAAATGGCTCTTTGCCGAATTTCTCTCCTGAGGCAATTAGTTGATGTTCTGGAAACGCTGTTTTCAATTGACTATACGCGATATAAACACCTTTTATTCTAGAGTTATTCCCAATATAAATTATTCTTTTATTTTCTAAATTGTATTTTCTCCTAAATTGCACGCATTCTTCTTCAGAAACACTGGATATATCCTTTACGTCAAAACCATTTTTTATAACGCAAATATTGGTTAATCCTCTTTTCTCCAGATATTCTTTCCAAAATTCAGCTACTACTACAACTTTGGATATATATTTTTTTGCCGAAATAAGAAATAGCCTAAAAAACACCTCTGTGAATATTGGTTGAGATTGACCTATCGAATCGTGGTGGTGAAAAACAGCAATATGCTTGGTTTCCTTTCTCCGCGCTAAAAGTAAACTGACCGTAGGAATAATGCTGCGGATATCAAGCAAGCTTTCTTGCCTATTGTATTCAACCATTCTAATTAGCTGTTGGAATCGGATGCCT
The nucleotide sequence above comes from Candidatus Omnitrophota bacterium. Encoded proteins:
- a CDS encoding PEP-CTERM sorting domain-containing protein, with protein sequence MKKLIFAVIIGMFIYPSAFADVTVFSDDFSANTIGTNWTVVTSGEGNYAGISPDGYVNYNLVNSGYAYLYSSAFAAQGQVNFSGSVFAGSYTLYPTPTQSSELAIFSSVDPSKYFKVSYEAASSKLRFEDSGTFVSEIDWSNQPSFNWKNYNLTFDNSQWAFYQDSSPVWSHDSSTMSGAGSYFVGIGAMDEGYHYDYTLFDNVSATATAVPEPVSTVLFILGGATLAVRRLRRK
- a CDS encoding beta-galactosidase; its protein translation is MRYLILALVLAGVVGVAHAEEGWFPFSYGKDLDSNSLLNMGKLVLDPPAGKHGFAKAAGNHFVFEDGTPTRFFGTNLYFEACFPTHKQAEIIAERLAFFGFNAVRLHHMDFYFEPKGIFEDICPAFKNPQMKKTGILSKKQLERLDYLIYQLKIRGIYVDLNLLVGRHFTEADGVKDADKLVLAAKPASVFDEKLIALQKQYTKDLLTHYNPYTKLRYYEEPAIALIEITNENSLLDSWYDDKLNGDMPGFKTNPIPVYYSKELNKLWNIWLQDKYKTVEAVKTSWLSISCFNDVSKFDFQIPVHKLRALVSKKCLDDFRSFLISLEKRYFSIMLNLLKSEIKIKVPITGIGGCSNVEELEAQEQCDFLDKHAYWDHPRFPHKTWDQNDFTIKNNSILQNASFGMMENIDKFNLRKKPFTVTEWNHCYPNKYAYETPPLMGAYAVKNDWSGIFQYALTRGWQFDPVYDVISSYFDTFANAQQLSLSAIGSFIVQRCPDINVVVNNDSATFESDFLCGVTGFIGGKEFHIRNLTVNSDKNGSIFIYSPDLKEIGSAKTLICLVVGEIKNEDSQWDSQKMFNWGIKKTVLSAINAKIGIGSFRPGIVYALDNQGKRSRIIPSSYISDKLVFTTNKADTLWYEISLK
- a CDS encoding exosortase/archaeosortase family protein, yielding MVNIIIWVLVAGLYSPVISQLYRARWESIDYTHAYFILPVFFAFLFFKRKELKNSVTASLIPAYGRNELGSCHRIKYAVTGIIILVAGLLMFIFGWKWDYLMITSGSMIPVLFGLVLYLYGPSTAKITAFPILYLLLLVPPPLGILDSITMPMRYGISIATEHILKAFSIPIIRDGLMLTVGGHEVYMGAPCSGFRSLITMFSLALAYVYFINARLRNKVILVISVVPLALLGNLIRVTGMCLVTYKFGEETGHKFHDTSGLVIFVVLILGLLGIESLLEKRAKK
- a CDS encoding PEP-CTERM sorting domain-containing protein; its protein translation is MKKIYFVVMICLFLTVAGLASADQVSFIWDPSVGETLQGVDGDTSGWSNSDASLSLGENSWSLLGGYGVVKAWDSDIPSNPGILTHRGTRGLGILGGEDDEIDNPLCGGSERLVIKFNAPTELNSFQVRSLFYDDKIFCWPIEREKGAVKFFYEGENFFTQTLLAQEYIGDGGNGIVDYVYDTPYLIDKIVFYVPEGIPSIWSDFSVAKLDVTAVPEPVSTVLFLLGGATLAVRRLRRKTK
- a CDS encoding WecB/TagA/CpsF family glycosyltransferase, whose product is MRTVPRLKICGVNFDNISLPELEAFLRDVAGSGEGQVFIVTPNVDFVIRAAQNEEFKNILNKADLSLCDSSIVLLGSLILRKTLKSRVTGFDATHILLTLSAETSEKVFLLGSTDENLKLVSEKLSNKYPRLSVSGMHNGFFSFTDSQMVIDKINSSDASFLFIGMGSPRQEQWISSHRSKINAKYIICIGGLFEVLSERIKRAPVFMQKLGLEWFWRLINEPKRLWKRYLVEDIYFFRLIFKEMLRGVKKQ
- the wecB gene encoding UDP-N-acetylglucosamine 2-epimerase (non-hydrolyzing) codes for the protein MIKTKYNIIIVFGTRPEAIKMAPVIREFKKYRGVNLVNVSVSQHIEMLKQVLQAFDINLDYNLNIMSNNQTLFSISRKALKGFEKILTKINPDLIVVQGDTTSAFIGALSAYYKKIPVAHIEAGLRTYDKYSPFPEEANRRLISVIADYNFAPTLQAKKNLLLENIDKNSIYITGNTGIDALLFMARKKTSSSSSDNPKFAKQLASVDFDRKIILITAHRRESFGSPLKNICNAIRKLSKLNPNVEFIYPVHLNPNVNKPVFNALSENKRIHLVPPLSYDVFVQLMKRSHIILTDSGGIQEEAPSLNIPVLVMREVTERPEAIKAGVARLVGTNKAKIVEETQKLLNNKRHYELMATGANPYGDGYAAHRIVKCLLGKKFYEFNSKVKSSGN
- a CDS encoding PEP-CTERM sorting domain-containing protein, giving the protein MKKMVMAVLFLALAAAPAYADTNALSNPGFETGSISGWTSWTNYGHDYAYNINNWGHDGSSYSIHAWSWGEAGTSGGAWQDFAITDPNQPLNVGGWIFQPSGDPLTGDVYAWLRIEFKNSSDTIVGTASSEHLQADDLISDDWMHSSTVLTPSSYGSGIVKGTFVWEVKADGTGSGSAMFDDMHVSAVPEPVSSVLFLLGGATLAVRRLRRK
- a CDS encoding EpsI family protein; amino-acid sequence: MNNKKSIIAIILICLTMLVSFALPRPKYTSPDVLSKLEIPASFGAWHSRDASSQIQTGGDVYNFVSRVFAREYARPAYISLLDKGYEGLLFLILDAGNFHNPKVCYGSSGYKTTDLPDIEFDANGHRFKASAVFFDRPGKSVVITYWIVIDKKQAGWGQQKIIELWSSLLGKKKVGFMCRIDIPATADTTDKAVNLAKSFISAIAPLLPQDQAEYLFGK